In one Lolium rigidum isolate FL_2022 chromosome 3, APGP_CSIRO_Lrig_0.1, whole genome shotgun sequence genomic region, the following are encoded:
- the LOC124704057 gene encoding long chain acyl-CoA synthetase 4-like, which translates to MAAAAMKYLVQVEEGREAAPEEGGAPSAGPAYRCAAGGGGASPPAVPGLESCWDIFRLSVEKYPGNPMMGRREIVDGKAGKYTWVTYKEVYDTVLKVGASIRSCGVGKGGRCGIYGGNSPEWVVSMQACNAHGLYCVPLYDTLGAGAIEFILCHAEVEIAFVEEKKIEEVLKTLPNAAKFLKTIVSFGKVSPDQKEKVEQNGLSIYSWTEFVLKGDGAEEKYELPPKEKADICTIMYTSGTTGDPKGVLISNKSIIAIVTAVDEFLSNSNEEIRSDDVYISYLPLAHIFDRVIEEVFIHHGASIGFWRGDVKLLVEDIGELKPTIFCAVPRVLDRIYGGLQDKVSTGGFLKKTVFNVAYKYKQGNMIKGSKHEDAAAIFDKLVFAKVKRGLGGRVRVILSGAAPLSNHVEEFLRVVTCSHVLQGYGLTETCAGSFVSLPNNMSMLGTVGPPVPYVEVRLESVPEMGYDALSKESPRGEICIRGDTLFSGYYKREDLTKEVLIDGWFHTGDVGEWQHDGSMKIIDRKKNIFKLSQGEYVAVENLENIFGQAPNVDSIWVYGNSFESCLVAVVNPNKQGLERWAESNGVSGDFASICANPKAKEFILEQLSKTGKEKKLKGFEMIRAVHLESVLFDMERDLITPTYKKKRPQLLKYYQGIIDDMYKSMK; encoded by the exons ATGGCGGCTGCCGCGATGAAGTACCTGGTGCAGGTGGAGGAGGGGCGGgaggcggcgccggaggagggCGGCGCGCCGTCGGCCGGCCCCGCCTACCGCTGCGCCgcggggggcggcggcgcgtcgcCGCCCGCCGTGCCGGGGCTCGAGTCCTGCTGGGACATATTCCG TTTGTCTGTGGAGAAGTACCCTGGTAACCCCATGATGGGCCGCCGTGAGATCGTGGATGGAAAG GCTGGCAAGTACACATGGGTGACTTACAAAGAAGTATATGACACTGTGCTCAAGGTGGGGGCTTCAATTCGGAGCTGTGGCGTCGGCAAG GGAGGACGATGTGGCATCTACGGAGGCAATTCCCCTGAGTGGGTTGTCAGTATGCAG GCCTGCAATGCACATGGCCTTTACTGTGTTCCATTGTATGACACACTTG GTGCCGGGGCAATAGAATTTATATTGTGCCATGCAGAGGTTGAAATTGCTTTTGTGGAGGAGAAGAAGATTGAAGAG GTACTCAAGACATTACCTAATGCAGCCAAGTTCTTGAAGA CAATTGTGAGCTTTGGTAAGGTCAGTCCTGACCAGAAGGAAAAGGTTGAGCAGAACGGCTTGTCCATCTACTCATGGACCGAGTTTGTTCTAAAG GGAGATGGAGCTGAAGAGAAGTATGAACTTCCTCCAAAGGAAAAGGCCGACATATGCACAATAATGTACACTAGTGGAACAACTGGTGATCCTAAGGGAGTTTTAATCTCCAATAAGAGCATCATCGCCATTGTTACAGCAGTAGACGAGTTCCTTAGCAATTCAAATGAAGAG ATTCGCTCGGACGATGTTTACATTTCTTATCTTCCGCTTGCCCATATATTTGACCGTGTGATCGAGGAGGTGTTCATTCACCACGGCGCCTCAATTGGATTCTGGCGTGGA GATGTCAAACTCTTGGTTGAAGACATTGGAGAACTCAAGCCAACAATATTCTGTGCTGTTCCACGTGTGCTTGACAGAATCTATGGAG GACTGCAAGATAAAGTTTCAACTGGTGGTTTCCTAAAAAAGACAGTCTTCAATGTTGCTTACAAATA CAAACAAGGGAACATGATAAAGGGAAGCAAGCATGAAGATGCAGCTGCTATTTTCGACAAACTAGTCTTCGCCAAG GTGAAACGAGGATTAGGTGGCAGAGTACGAGTAATTCTATCTGGTGCAGCTCCTCTATCTAATCATGTCGAGGAGTTTCTGCGTGTGGTTACATGCTCCCATGTTCTTCAGGGCTATG GTCTCACCGAGACATGTGCTGGGTCTTTTGTCTCCTTGCCAAATAACATGTCCATGCTGGGAACCGTCGGCCCTCCAGTCCCATATGTGGAAGTGCGCCTAGAATCTGTTCCTGAGATGGGATATGATGCATTATCAAAAGAATCACCCCGTGGAGAGATTTGCATCAGAGGGGACACCTTATTCTCAGGGTACTACAAGCGAGAAGACCTCACCAAGGAAGTCTTGATTGATGGCTGGTTCCACACAG GAGACGTTGGTGAGTGGCAGCATGATGGAAGCATGAAGATCATCGACCGAAAGAAGAACATCTTCAAGCTCTCCCAAGGAGAATATGTCGCGGTCGAGAATCTAGAGAACATATTTGGTCAAGCTCCTAATGTGGATTCG ATTTGGGTGTACGGAAACAGCTTTGAATCTTGCCTTGTTGCGGTTGTCAACCCCAACAAGCAAGGCCTGGAACGATGGGCAGAGTCAAACGGGGTAAGCGGAGACTTTGCCTCGATATGCGCAAATCCTAAAGCGAAAGAGTTCATCTTGGAGCAGCTGAGCAAAACTGGCAAAGAAAAGAAG CTCAAAGGCTTTGAGATGATCAGGGCTGTTCATCTTGAGTCGGTGCTCTTCGACATGGAGCGTGACCTCATCACCCCAACTTACAAGAAGAAGCGGCCACAGCTCCTCAAATACTATCAG GGCATCATTGATGACATGTATAAGAGCATGAAGTAG